GACATTCCTCCTCCCATTGCCAAAGCAACTGCAAAAGAAGGTGGACAGAAATGCATTTGCAACCCATCTCCCGCTTACGAAGGGACCTCACACCACCACGGCCTATACGATGTCCCAATGAGCCATCAGACTCACTTCGCGGGGCAGCAGATGGCTCCGCAGACAGATGTCTATGACACTCCCCGAGGAGTCCCCTTCCCCGGGCAGCACCTGGGGTTTGTTGATGGTCTGAATcctgaaggaaaagaaggagtctATGATGTCCCTCCACAGGTCACGCAGGACACTAAAAAACTGCAGGATGTGACTGATGGGATGAACAGGTTGTCTTTTTCCAGTACGGGAAGCACCCGGAGTAATATGTCCACCTCTTCCACGACATCAAAGGAATCTTCTTTGTCAGCGTCTCCTTCTCAGGACAAAAGGCTGGCGCTGGATCCCGACACAGCCATAGAGAGACTTTACTGGCACCAACATGCGGTGGAGACAACTGTCTATGGTTTAATGGCCTTCGTTGGCCCAGACTGGCGGTCTTACGAGTCCATGGAGAAGCACATCAACAAGATCCGCACTGCTGTGGACAAGGTGGAGCAGTCACTGGTTGACTACCTTAACTTTGCCAAGGGAGCGACTGCCAACGCTTCCTTCATCCCCGAGCTCAGTCTCTACAACAAAATGAGACGGGAGCTGCAGAGGCTGGAAGATTCCCATCAGATCTTAGCCCAGACCAGCCACGACCTCAACAACTGCAGCTGGTCCCTGAACGTCCTGGCTGTCAACAAGCCGCAGAACAAAATCACGACGTTTGACCTGGACCCGGTTAGTGAATGGTGGTGAGGAACCATCCCGGACGGCCATTTCGGAGCAGCTGGACCACCAGCATCAGCGTCAGCGCCCGAAGTGCGTTTTTTTCCAGACTGGCGCCCTGTATTTCGCCGCGGCAAGATGCAGTGCGGAGAACCTTGAATACCTGGCGTGGATTATGTGTATGACAGTCCTCAAGGCCAGACAGCGTTTCATCCTGGAGACAAGAGCCGGGACGGCTGTGGTTCTTTGGCACCGCTTTTGTCTAAAGACCCACATTATCAGTGCAGCAGCAACGGCTCCGAAAAGAGCTGGATGGATGATTATGACTATGTCCACTTGCAGGTGAGCGCCAcactatttatatttacttaacttatatcccaccttttcccccaatgggaccaaagaagaaaaagaagagtttgggtgtatgccccacctttttctcctgtaaggagtctcaaggtggcctacaaactcctttcacaacagacaccttgtgaggtaggtggggctgagagagttccaaagaactgtgactagcccaaagtcacccagcaggaatgtagcagtgcagaaacacagaaaggttttttaaaactacCAAGCCCTAACCCATTCAAGCAATCTTATTGACAGGACCCTTCAGAAAGCTTTTCAGCCTGGAGGAAACATGTGCGTATAGTTCTTATGCTACCCCTTCATATCTGAAATTAGCAATGACTTTCCCTTAGATTCTTCCAGTTCTGTACTGGTTCTTCTGGGAAAGGAAGGCATTCCACAGCACCATCCACGGTCTAGATTGCAGCTCTTTGGAACATGACTCAAGAAGCTGAGGTTGCCTTCCCTTAGTCTCTGGTTGAAACAGGAAAGAGAAGCCTCTAGACCAGGGATCCCAAACTACAAGTCCGGGGGGCCAAATGCTGGCCCCACAGAGGCATTTATCCCAAGGCCCGCCAGACATGGCTGATGAAACTACATTCATATTGCAGTGGGGAGGCAccgagagggaagggaggagctaGTCTCAGCGGCTGTTGGATTACAATTGCccagtggcacccccccccccccaaatctccatgaatttcctgacccagagttggaaaccgcCCTGCGCGTaagcaactcctgctccgcccttcctcGGCTACTCATGTATGTGCTAAGCCTCAGGCTTTCTATTTCtgccctcactcccattggcatcaatgGAGCTGGCCGGGCTCCTAATCGCTGTGGCTGCTAgaggaggaagaacccaggaagatacctgatcctgggttagatgcaGAATgctcattgggaaagttctgctttttttttacagggaaggaattccacagccctccccaacaatatttgggagCCCCACCCTGGCACTCTGACGccactttggtcactgttctaaaatagAACCATAGCAGAAAGGctggaaaggtgaaatcaaacattttacaatcattttgtGCATGGGaattttgttcatagttttttagtccggccctccccaacagtctgagggacagtgggCAGGCCCTCCTTGTTTAAAAGTTTGGTGACTCCCTGCTCTAGACCATAGGTAAATCAAACTGTGacgttctccagatgttatggactacaattcccatcatcccctgccagcatcatgctggcaggggatgatgggaattgtagtccataacatctggagggccgtgagtttgacacctgtgctctagacatGCAGCATCCTTCTCCTGGTGTTCATGTGTTCTAAAGGCACATGAGCTAACAACTTCGTTGAAAACTGTGCAAGTCTTGGTCTGGCaattcttggatgggagaactaTCTGGGAACCCCGTTTGAAACGTACTTCAAATTTGAAGCTTATTACAGACTGTCCTTTTATCAAGAGCAGATCTGTGGGTAAGCTGTTGatattctcctcctcttcttcatgttggCAAGAAAGCTGGCATAAGAAGACAGTGAAATGCTTGTTGAATAGTAGCTACTGGCATAAGAAAACAGTGAAATACTCGTTGAATAATAGTTAATCTATCAGTTGACCCAATACTTGTGATTTGTTAAACTAATTTTCTTTAATGTTCTCCAATCAGGGCAAGGAGGAGTTTGAAAGGCAACAGAAAGAGcttctggaaaaagaaaatatcatCAAGCAGAGCAAAATGCAGCTGGAGCACCATCAGGTAGGAGTCAGAAGGGAAACACCTGGTCACCCAGAGCCAAGCCCTGGTTAGGAACGGGTGGGATATGAAgtcaataaagataaaataataaacaccAAAATATGGCAGGAAGACACTTAGAGACACTAATTTTGTTTGGGTGAACTATACTAAACTAAGGGCacattcgcacatgcagaattatacacttttgatccactttcaatgcactttgccagtagattttgctgtgcggaatagcaaattccacttgcaaacaattatgaaagtgcattgaaagtggatttaaattgcattattctgtatgtgtgaaaatgccctatgaatgcctggtggaaaaccaAAACTTTGAGAGCAGGTTGCTGTACaaccatacatttaaaaaatgtccttaaatatctcaggctgtttctgcacagccaagggagagagcctgcatcggcgttaatcatgccgatgcaggctctggggccgttcgcacaaacggccccatgggatgcgcagctgttggagcaagctccgcacagccgcgtattcccctccccagccccaaatgcctccttaccttctgttGGCAGCCGCGTCtctttgaggagggaaggggacacgcccccatggccacagcgacggctgaagcaccagagaccagggggtgtgtccccttccctcctcacagcgacggctgccagcagaaggtaaggaggagtttggggccggggaggggaggggaaaacgccagcttccatccgctgctgttcgcatggcagcagatggaagctggcttttgcaggaaaactcactccccaagtgagttttgaatacatcattttggcgggcacagagcgctgctgcattgatttggcagcggcgcctgtgcgaagggtcctcgccaaaacggtgttttaccaggctgaagccattgctttcagcccgtgcagaaaccacctcAGCTTGTCAAAATACATTTGGCATTTTTTCAGACATTTGCATTATTGCACCAGGCTGAGGTTGGCAAATGGATGGTTGCATTCAGATGTGACAACAAACCTCCCCTGAAAGAATGGTTTAGACCTGTTTCAGAATCCTGGTTTATCACAAGGAAACAAACTCTGGTTAACCCAGATGCCTGCATTCCAACATCACAGCAAATAAGAGTTTGACTCGGTACTACTGACACTAAGAGGCCTTCATGCGCACTCCataagtgagagagagagagaggcagaaaagCGCGGATGAACATGCCAACAAGCCATGTTCACGCTTGTCCCAAACCATGTgtgtctcaatgcagtctctgtTGCTGTTACTAATTGCCAAGGGTAATTTAAAGAATGCCAAATGCTTTCATTATTATCAAAAGCACTACAGGCTACGTGCTCAAACTGCCTCTCCTCTTTGCCTTTCAGCTGAACCAGTTCCAGTGGCTGGAGCAAGAAATCACAAAACCGGTGGAAAACGACATCTCAAAATGGAAGCCACCGCAGGGCCTTCGCCCCGCAAACAGCCTCCTGGCCTCTCAAGACAGGCAGCTGCTTTTGTTTTATTCAGACCAGTGCGAGACTCACTTCATTTCCCTCTTGAATGCCATCGACGCCTTCTTCAGCTGCATCAGCGCCACCCAGCCCCCCCGGATCTTCGTCGCGCACAGCAAGTTTGTTATCTTAAGCGCTCACAAACTGGTGTTCATCGGAGATACACTGACAAGGCAGCTGGCCACTCAGGAAATACGCAACAGCGTTATGAACTCCAGCAACCAGCTTTGCGAGCTGCTTAAAAACATTGTGATGGCGACCAAGGGAGCTGCGCTGAATTATCCCAGCACGGCGTCTTTGCAAGAGATGGTGGACCGAGTGACGGAACTCTCTCACTACGCCCAGTTGTTCAAACGCTCTTTGGTACAGATGGCCTCGTACTGAGGGGCATAAAACTGACTCTCGGCGACAAAGAGCAATGCTTAGAAAAGAACTGGAAATATTTTCTGCCGTgtacataaataataattaattaattaaacccgatcatttattttttttgtagatattttatattaaatatttCAAATTCCTTTTTATGGCTTAGAAAATTGTAACAGTTTTCAGCAGTCTCTCTCTGTTTTATCATTTTGAATATATAAAGTGGTATTCtgcatatgtgtatatatttgcaaCATTCCATAAATTCCATGAAGCACCTTAAAAAAGCATCCTTTTTTGTGGTCTGAGTTATCATtggttagatttttaaaaaaacctttgtggGACTATAATGTATATTCTGTTTGAACTTAATTATACCctgtttcacaaaaagatgttagcactttatatattcctctgccacagaacttaacatgccggaccttctttgttgcagaacgctccgcctgggtcctagtgcctaccctgctccccccatccgtttgaaagtttgatgatagtcattcaatgaactataaatgctcttgtatcaaataCTCTTGTATCATGTTCAATAAtcattttgacaaaggcagtacataaaaatgaatgctaattctcatatttgtttgggactatattctaatgcagaagcatacaattttctcaaccgctgcacctcaactgaccatgctaacatctttatctgagacagagtatagtgccACAACAATGAGGTGGTTAAGGTTTTGGTAATTTCTTGGGAAAATCCAGGATTAGATCTAGCCATCTGTTTAGCTCAGTCTTAGCTAACTTGCTTTCTTGTGGTCCCTGtaccacatggcttttgtccatggagGTTGCGTTGCCTCCAGCATAGCCATTTTGATAGTCAAAAAGGATGCTTGCATCTCTTTCCTTTCAAtgggaaagctggctggatccaatccatagTCATAGTCCCAAGTACACACCCTACATATCAATTCCTATTAAATAAGCTGTACTGTTTGGGAACACATTTCTGCATGTTACTTTGAAAACGTCTGTGCTCAAATTGCAGATTCAATCGTACTTTATGTTTTGGGAGTCAGCCATTTCAAATACTTCGGATGCTTCCTGGAACAACACAATTTTGTAACATTCAAGTCAAGAAACTGTCAAGTTTTTCTGAGAAATGGCCATGTTTCAGGGACCAGAGGGGCCTGTAACTCTGTTTATGATGCTGAAGTTCATCTAATTTTGATGAATTCCAACAATAGCCATGTGGTTATCTAATTCCAATTGGTTATCTAATTCCAATGAATTCCAACAATAGCCATGTGGTTATCTAATGTATTTGCATTAGCAAATCAACATAGTTGCTATATTAAAAGGATTGTTATTTAGCCTTTGGTACTTCTGCTTGGGGTATCCAATGCCTATGATGCACAGAGATAAGTATTTCCACTATATGGCCTCATGTGAAGTTGCAGAAATATTCACTAGTGTAGCCACCCTGACTCATCAAAGGATATGTTATAACCTTCTTTTGGTCGTGCCTAAACAGGACTTTGTATGTGGc
The window above is part of the Sphaerodactylus townsendi isolate TG3544 linkage group LG09, MPM_Stown_v2.3, whole genome shotgun sequence genome. Proteins encoded here:
- the NEDD9 gene encoding LOW QUALITY PROTEIN: enhancer of filamentation 1 (The sequence of the model RefSeq protein was modified relative to this genomic sequence to represent the inferred CDS: substituted 2 bases at 2 genomic stop codons) produces the protein MKYKNLMARALYDNVPECAEELAFRKGDILTVIEQNTEGLEGWWLCSLHGRQGIVPGNRVKLLIGPIPESPPHQETPSAGSVPQPFNQQKVYQVPSAHASPRDPVYQVPPSYMNQGIYQIPTSHGLQGQDVYQVPPSGSRSLGGMDGSPISNKVVTPIRSGQGYVYEFPSKYQKDTYDIPPVRPLQGIYDVPPASFKGPAQATQTGDAKSQGAYDDVPPAKGIYAISPSTCRDDVDSREHLPDLAACVKHDTRPEGVYDIPPPIAKATAKEGGQKCICNPSPAYEGTSHHHGLYDVPMSHQTHFAGQQMAPQTDVYDTPRGVPFPGQHLGFVDGLNPEGKEGVYDVPPQVTQDTKKLQDVTDGMNRLSFSSTGSTRSNMSTSSTTSKESSLSASPSQDKRLALDPDTAIERLYWHQHAVETTVYGLMAFVGPDWRSYESMEKHINKIRTAVDKVEQSLVDYLNFAKGATANASFIPELSLYNKMRRELQRLEDSHQILAQTSHDLNNCSWSLNVLAVNKPQNKITTFDLDPVSEWWXGTIPDGHFGAAGPPASASAPEVRFFPDWRPVFRRGKMQCGEPXIPGVDYVYDSPQGQTAFHPGDKSRDGCGSLAPLLSKDPHYQCSSNGSEKSWMDDYDYVHLQGKEEFERQQKELLEKENIIKQSKMQLEHHQLNQFQWLEQEITKPVENDISKWKPPQGLRPANSLLASQDRQLLLFYSDQCETHFISLLNAIDAFFSCISATQPPRIFVAHSKFVILSAHKLVFIGDTLTRQLATQEIRNSVMNSSNQLCELLKNIVMATKGAALNYPSTASLQEMVDRVTELSHYAQLFKRSLVQMASY